The Malus domestica chromosome 10, GDT2T_hap1 genome contains a region encoding:
- the LOC139188557 gene encoding uncharacterized protein, translating into MKDCRSRNVQHVNCANQVEEEANVFCAFSAKVEKNTEVWYIDSGYSNHMIAHESLLIDIDTSFTRKVKIGNVHIVKAIGRGTLVIETKRGRGYIREVMLVPGLDENLLSVDEMMEHGYFLVFGGTVVDIFDDRTLSNMVTRVEMKNRSFPLILRYLEEVARKASETGLKKQVTVAYPPQQNGIAEKKNRIIVEMDKSMMHEKNIPYSFWGEAVNTVVYLMNRCPTKAIDKKTPFEVFSGRKPYVKHLRVFGSVCYAHIPQ; encoded by the exons ATGAAGGATTGCAGATCAAGAAATGTGCAACATGTGAACTGTGCAAATCAAGTGGAAGAAGAGGCAAATGTGTTTTGTGCTTTTAGTGCCAAAGTTGAGAAAAACACTGAAGTATGGTACATTGATAGTGGCTACAGCAATCATATGATTGCACATGAGTCACTACTCATTGACATTGACACTAGTTtcacaagaaaagtaaaaataggAAATGTGCACATTGTTAAAGCCATTGGGAGAGGAACTCTAGTTATTGAAACCAAAAGGGGGAGAGGATACATAAGGGAAGTTATGCTAGTGCCTGGATTGGATGAAAACCTACTTAGTGTTGATGaaatgatggagcatggctATTTCCTAGTTTTTGGAGGAACTGTGGTTGATATATTTGATGACAGGACTCTTTCAAATATGGTAACTAGAGTGGAAATGAAAAACAGAAGCTTTCCACTTATCTTGAGGTATCTTGAAGAAGTGGCAAGGAAAGCAAGTGAGACAG GATTGAAGAAGCAAGTCACTGTGGCATACCCACCACAACAGAATGGCATTGCAGAAAAGAAGAACAGGATTATAGTCGAAATGGATAAGTCAATGATGCATGAGAAGAATATACCCTATTCCTTCTGGGGTGAAGCAGTGAATACTGTAGTGTACTTGATGAATAGGTGCCCTACCAAAGCTATAGACAAGAAAACACCATTTGAAGTTTTCAGTGGAAGAAAACCATATGTGAAGCATCTAAGGGTATTTGGCTCAGTGTGCTATGCTCACATACCACAATAA
- the LOC139188558 gene encoding uncharacterized protein yields MEQLQPPPMAVTQQAYTTHSDHGSVGPVIAVVAVITILGVIAVMIGRLCSGHRIMGHGRHYNFESWVETKCSSCLDGRIDPSPPPPPPVTVSGEDVALAERADASQEIKEEEEEEKEEPQQQQQQQHPPQQEQHRQQHQQRQQHQQQQQQHKSQAASSSES; encoded by the coding sequence ATGGAGCAGCTGCAACCACCACCCATGGCAGTGACGCAGCAAGCCTACACTACCCATTCGGATCACGGGTCGGTGGGACCCGTTATTGCAGTGGTTGCAGTGATCACCATTCTCGGAGTCATTGCGGTCATGATTGGTAGGCTCTGCTCCGGTCATCGGATCATGGGTCACGGGCGACACTACAACTTCGAATCATGGGTGGAGACAAAATGTTCTTCGTGTCTTGACGGCAGAATCGACCCTTCTCCACCGCCTCCACCACCGGTCACTGTCTCCGGCGAGGATGTCGCCCTGGCAGAGAGGGCAGACGCATCGCAAGAaataaaggaagaagaagaagaagaaaaagaagaaccccaacaacagcagcagcagcaacatccTCCGCAGCAGGAACAACATCGACAACAACATCAGCAGCGGCAACAACATCAACAGCAACAGCAACAACACAAATCCCAAGCAGCAAGTAGTAGTGAGTCTTaa